A portion of the Salminus brasiliensis chromosome 9, fSalBra1.hap2, whole genome shotgun sequence genome contains these proteins:
- the kiss1ra gene encoding KISS1 receptor a isoform X1: MFPTETWNASEILLNDSSGNLSLEDVEEGGQHPFLTDAWLVPLFFSLIMLVGLIGNSLVIYVISKHRQMRTATNFYIANLAATDIIFLVCCVPFTATLYPLPGWIFGDFMCKFVAFLQQELFLIKSTLLLVTVQATCITLTAMSGDRCYVTVYPLKSLRHRTPRVAMIVSICIWIGSFILSTPIFLYQRLEDGYWYGPRQYCMERFPSKTHERAFILYQFIAVYLLPVLTISFCYSFMLKRVGQPTVEPVDNNHQVHLLSERTISIRSKISKMVVVIVVLFTICWGPIQIFALFQSFYPNFKVNYATYKIKTWANCMSYANSSINPIVYGFMGASFRKSFRKTFPFLFRHMVRDSSVNSRTANAEIKFVATEESNTERK, translated from the exons ATGTTTCCCACCGAGACATGGAACGCTTCAGAGATTCTGCTGAACGACTCGTCAGGGAACTTGTCcttggaggatgtggaggaaGGGGGGCAGCACCCGTTCCTGACAGATGCCTGGCTGGtgcctctcttcttctccctcatCATGCTGGTGGGGCTCATAGGCAATTCTCTGGTCATCTATGTCATCTCCAAGCACAGACAGATGAGAACCGCTACCAACTTCTACATTG CTAACCTGGCTGCCACAGATATCATCTTTCTGGTATGCTGTGTGCCTTTCACAGCCACCCTCTACCCACTCCCTGGATGGATCTTTGGGGACTTCATGTGCAAATTTGTTGCCTTTCTTCAACAG GAGCTGTTCCTTATAAAATCTACACTACTTCTG GTGACCGTTCAGGCCACGTGCATCACGCTGACAGCCATGAGTGGCGATCGTTGCTATGTGACTGTGTATCCTCTGAAATCTTTACGTCACCGGACCCCTCGAGTTGCCATGATTGTaagcatctgcatctggattg GCTCCTTTATTTTGTCCACTCCAATCTTCCTGTACCAAAGGCTTGAGGATGGCTACTGGTATGGGCCAAGACAATACTGCATGGAACGCTTTCCATCCAAGACCCATGAAAGAGCCTTTATTCTGTACCAGTTCATAGCCGTCTATCTGCTGCCTGTTCTCACCATTTCATTCTGCTACTCCTTCATGTTAAAGAGGGTTGGCCAGCCAACTGTGGAGCCCGTGGACAATAACCACCAG GTGCACCTGCTCTCTGAGCGAACCATTTCCATCAGGAGTAAGATTTCCAAAATGGTGGTGGTCATTGTTGTGCTGTTCACCATCTGCTGGGGTCCCATTCAGATCTTTGCACTTTTCCAGTCGTTCTACCCCAACTTCAAGGTCAATTATGCTACATACAAGATCAAGACATGGGCCAACTGCATGTCTTATGCCAACTCCTCCATTAACCCCATCGTGTATGGCTTTATGGGGGCCAGCTTCCGCAAGTCCTTCAGAAAGACCTTCCCCTTCCTTTTCAGACACATGGTGAGGGATAGTAGCGTCAACTCTCGCACGGCAAATGCCGAAATCAAGTTTGTAGCAACAGAGGAGAGCAATACTGAGAGGAAATGA
- the kiss1ra gene encoding KISS1 receptor a isoform X2: MFPTETWNASEILLNDSSGNLSLEDVEEGGQHPFLTDAWLVPLFFSLIMLVGLIGNSLVIYVISKHRQMRTATNFYIANLAATDIIFLVCCVPFTATLYPLPGWIFGDFMCKFVAFLQQVTVQATCITLTAMSGDRCYVTVYPLKSLRHRTPRVAMIVSICIWIGSFILSTPIFLYQRLEDGYWYGPRQYCMERFPSKTHERAFILYQFIAVYLLPVLTISFCYSFMLKRVGQPTVEPVDNNHQVHLLSERTISIRSKISKMVVVIVVLFTICWGPIQIFALFQSFYPNFKVNYATYKIKTWANCMSYANSSINPIVYGFMGASFRKSFRKTFPFLFRHMVRDSSVNSRTANAEIKFVATEESNTERK; the protein is encoded by the exons ATGTTTCCCACCGAGACATGGAACGCTTCAGAGATTCTGCTGAACGACTCGTCAGGGAACTTGTCcttggaggatgtggaggaaGGGGGGCAGCACCCGTTCCTGACAGATGCCTGGCTGGtgcctctcttcttctccctcatCATGCTGGTGGGGCTCATAGGCAATTCTCTGGTCATCTATGTCATCTCCAAGCACAGACAGATGAGAACCGCTACCAACTTCTACATTG CTAACCTGGCTGCCACAGATATCATCTTTCTGGTATGCTGTGTGCCTTTCACAGCCACCCTCTACCCACTCCCTGGATGGATCTTTGGGGACTTCATGTGCAAATTTGTTGCCTTTCTTCAACAG GTGACCGTTCAGGCCACGTGCATCACGCTGACAGCCATGAGTGGCGATCGTTGCTATGTGACTGTGTATCCTCTGAAATCTTTACGTCACCGGACCCCTCGAGTTGCCATGATTGTaagcatctgcatctggattg GCTCCTTTATTTTGTCCACTCCAATCTTCCTGTACCAAAGGCTTGAGGATGGCTACTGGTATGGGCCAAGACAATACTGCATGGAACGCTTTCCATCCAAGACCCATGAAAGAGCCTTTATTCTGTACCAGTTCATAGCCGTCTATCTGCTGCCTGTTCTCACCATTTCATTCTGCTACTCCTTCATGTTAAAGAGGGTTGGCCAGCCAACTGTGGAGCCCGTGGACAATAACCACCAG GTGCACCTGCTCTCTGAGCGAACCATTTCCATCAGGAGTAAGATTTCCAAAATGGTGGTGGTCATTGTTGTGCTGTTCACCATCTGCTGGGGTCCCATTCAGATCTTTGCACTTTTCCAGTCGTTCTACCCCAACTTCAAGGTCAATTATGCTACATACAAGATCAAGACATGGGCCAACTGCATGTCTTATGCCAACTCCTCCATTAACCCCATCGTGTATGGCTTTATGGGGGCCAGCTTCCGCAAGTCCTTCAGAAAGACCTTCCCCTTCCTTTTCAGACACATGGTGAGGGATAGTAGCGTCAACTCTCGCACGGCAAATGCCGAAATCAAGTTTGTAGCAACAGAGGAGAGCAATACTGAGAGGAAATGA